The uncultured Celeribacter sp. genome includes the window ACGCGGATGGCGACGCCGTCGAGTTTGCCATTGAGCTCCGGTAGCACCAGACCCACGGCCTTTGCGGCGCCGGTGGAGGTCGGGATCATCGAGAGGGCAGCCGCCCGGGCGCGGTAGAGGTCCTTGTGCAGCGTGTCCAGGGTCGGCTGGTCCCCGGTGTAGCTGTGAATCGTGGTCATGAAGCCTTTGACGATCCCGATGTTGTCGTTGAGCACCTTGACGACCGGCGAGAGGCAGTTGGTGGTGCAGGATGCGTTCGACACCACGATGTCATCGGCGGTCAGCTCGTCATGGTTCACCCCGTACACGATGGTTTTGTCAGCATCTTTGCCCGGAGCCGAGATCAGCACGCGCGAAGACCCGTTTTCCAGATGTGCCTGGCAGGCTTCTTTTGAGGTGAAGATGCCGGTGCATTCCATCACCACATCCACGTCGGACCAGGGCAGGTCGGCAGGGTTGCGCATGGCGGTGACCTTGATCGGTCCACGGCCAACATCGATGGTGTCTTCGGTGTGAGTCACTTCAACGGGGAAGCGGCCATGCACCGAATCGTATTGCAGCAGGTGAGCGTTGGTTTCCACCGGGCCCAGATCGTTGATTGCCACGACCTCAATGTCGGTGCGGCCCGACTCGATGATCGCACGCAGAACGTTCCGCCCGATCCGTCCGAAACCATTAATTGCAACTTTTACGGCCATATTCAGCACCTCCTATGACGCTTTGGCTGAAAGGGGGGGCGGAGGATGCCCTCCCTATATGTAATCCATGGTGACATCCTGGATCAGATGTCGCCATGGCAAATCAGTTGGTTAACGCTAACATCACCCTCCCGTCGCAAAGGTCAACCGGGCTGGTCACATTTTTCACCGCCAGAAAGCAATCAGTTGCAGCAGATCTAGGAATCTGCGCGAAAGAAACATCGTTCCGGTCCCACCATTGGCCCCAATGTCGAGGCCGAGCAGGATCACAAGGACAAGGCCAAGTCCGACGGCGATCTGGTTGGTCATAACTAGCGCTAACTCTTTCTTTGACCGAACAATGCGTCAGAGAGGTGAAGAAAAAAAGGGGGTAGATCAAAAAAGCAAAAAAAGGCCCGGCGAAAACACGCCGGACCTCAATCTGGTCAACAATTTCTTGTCGCTTCCTTAATTGAGGCGGCCCATCGCCGCAGCGACATCGGCCATGCGGGCAGAAAAACCCCATTCGTTGTCGTACCAGGCCAGAACGCGCACCGTGCGTCCGACGACCTTAGTCTGATCGGGGGCAAAGATGGAGGATTCGGTGGTGTGGTTGAAGTCGATCGACACCTTGGGTTCCGGGTCATAGCCCAGCACCGCGCCCATGTGACCGGCAGCTGCTTCGCGCACGATCTCGTTCACATCGGCCACCGTGACGTTTTTGCTGGCCTGGAAGGTCAGGTCCACGGCGGACACGTTCGGGGTCGGCACACGGATCGAGGTGCCGTCCAGCTTGCCGTCCAGTTCCGGCAGCACAAGACCCAGCGCCTTGGCCGCACCGGTCGAGGTCGGGATCAGCGCCATGCTGGCGGCACGGGCGCGATACAGGTCCTTGTGACGACGGTCGTGGGTGGACTGGTCGCCGGTATAGCTGTGAATGGTGGTCATGATGCCGCTTTCGATGCCGATGGCATCGTTGAGCACTTTGGCCAGCGGGGCCAGACAGTTGGTGGTGCAGGAGCCGTTGGAAATCATTCGTTCCTGTGCCTGAATGTCACGGTGGTTCACGCCAAAGACCACGGTGCGATCGACATTGGTCGCCGGGGCGGAGATCAGCACCTTTTTGGCGCCGCGCTCCAGGTGCACCTTGGACTTTTCACCGTCGTTGAACTTGCCGGTGCATTCCAGCACGACGTCGACACCTTCCCAATCCAGCTCTTGCGGGTTGTAGGTGGACATCACTTTGATCGGGCCTTGTCCAAGATCCAGTGTGTCCTCTTCGACCCGCACGGTGCCGTTGAAACGCCCATGCACCGAGTCGTATTTCAGCAGATGCGCATTGGTGGCAATCGGCCCGGTGGCGTTGATCTTGACGACTTCGACCTCGTTCAGCCCTGCTTCCGCAATATGTGCCAGCGTGCAGCGGCCGATGCGGCCAAATCCGTTGATCCCGAGTTTGATGGTCATGATGCGTCTCCGAGCTGTTGCGGTCTGATGGCGTCGCGGCTCGGTATACAAAGGTGTGCTGACCTGTAAAAGCTTTTATATACAGCATGTTAGCGAAAACATGCCGTGTTAGCGCAATCGTTCGAAGCTTTGAGGTGCTCTCGGGGTCGCAGCGGAGCATCGCGCTTACAGATGTGTGCTCATGGCCTCAATGGCATCGGTATGGATTTCCGTGTCCGCCACCCCGTTGGGCCGGCTGCGTTTCCAGCCGGTTGTTGTCGCATAGCAATGCCAGAACTGCCCGATCGTTTGCGCAAAGGAATGTAGCGGACCGCCGGGTCTGTGGACGGCCCAGGCAAAGCGATCTGCAAGACCGCCGCGCGCCAGACACCATTTCGACGGGCAGGGCGTCTCTTCCTTCGGACGCCAGAGCGTATGGTGTTTTTGCAGTTGTCCGAGCTTGGCTTGTGGCGGATAGACCCAGGTTCCCTGCAGGAGCCCCAGCCCGAAGCGCGCTTCCATGGCCGCATCAAAGACAGTGCTGCCGGTGATCGGGGTCACCATTTCGTCGATGTCGACCGACAAGACCGCGCGCGAGCGGGCGAAAAAACGCCAGCGTGCGATCTGCATCAGGCTGACCTGAAGATATTTTGCGGGGGCTACAAATCGACCGCCTGCATTGCCGCCGTAAGGCAGAGGGGCAGAGACCAGCGCGATGGAGCTCAGCCCCGCTTCCCGCGACAGTCTGTCGGCCAAATGCGGCAGATCACAGTTTTCGGAGCCGTTGTCGAACAACAGCAGCCCTTGGAGCCCATGTGCCGAGACATGATACCGGGCCCAGTCGACGATCCAGTCGCAAGGGGTGTTCTTGATCATGGTCATGGCGACGTTTTGATGCACGAAAATATCGGTCTTTTCGTGCACTGGCACGCTCAGCCTGACATCCGGTAGGGCCACGCTCAGCTCGGACTGCGGTGAACACTCCAGATCGATGACTTCGAACCGTAGAGATCTGTGGTGGCGATGGATGCGCGCGGCGACGCCATCGACCTGCAGCCCCTCGCGCAACGCCGAGCGCAGGTTCAGAAGCCGGGGACAGATCAAGCGTACGCGACGCTCGGACAGGCTCAGCGCGTCATAGATCAACGTGCGGCTGTCGAAAGCGCGGATATAGGCGTCATTCCGGCGCGGTTCCGGCAAGGGATAGTCGCGTCGCAAAGCGCAGCCTTCGGGGATCCGGACGCTGGAAAGCTCAGGAAAGATGCAGGTGCTCACTCAAGGTGCTCCGCGTTTTATGTTGTTCAAGGGCAACTTGAAAATCTTAAAAACACGTTAACAAGCACGGGAGCAGGGCTGTGACCCTGCTCCCGTGATCATTGCAGTTTTTGGTCTTAGCCAAGCAGGGCGTTGACCTGAGCCACGACGTTTTCGGCAGTGATGCCGAATTTTTCGAACAGCTCTTCCGCTGGGGCGGAAGCCCCGAAACGGGTCATGCCGACAAAGGCCTGTTTGGCCTCGCGGCCACGCTCGCCCAGAAGCCAGCGATCCCAGCCGCCTTCACGCACGGCGGCTTCCACGCCGACGCGGACCGGGCCAGCCGGCAGAACCTTGCGGCGATAGGCTTCGTCCTGCTCTGCGAAAAGCTCCATACAGGGCATAGAGACAACGCGGGTGCCGATGCCATTTTCCTGCAGGATGTCGCGGGCTTTCATTGCGATTTCCACTTCCGAGCCGCTGGCGATCAGGATCGCTTCGCGCTTGCCTTCTGCCTCGGCCAGCACATAGGCGCCTTTGGACACGAGGTTGGAGTTTTTGTGCTCCGTGCGCAGCGTCGGCAGGCCCTGACGGGTCAGCACCAGAACCGACGGCGTTTTCTGGGATGTCAGCGCGATTTCCCAGGCTTCCGCGGTTTCCACCGTATCCGCCGGACGGATCGTCAACGTGTTGGGGGTGGCGCGGCAGATCGCCAGATGTTCGACCGGCTGGTGGGTCGGACCGTCTTCGCCCAGACCGATCGAGTCATGGGTCATGACATAGGTCACCGGGATCTGCATCAGGGCGGACAGGCGCATCGAGGGACGCGCGTAATCGGTAAAGCAGAAGAAGGTGCCGCCATAGGGGCGGATGCCGCCGTGCAGCGCCATGCCGTTCATCGCAGCGGCCATGCCGTGTTCACGGATGCCGTAGTAGACGTAGCGGCCCTTGCGGTTGGTTTCGTCAAAGACACCCATGTCGCCGGTCAGCGTGTTGTTCGACCCGGTCAGGTCGGCAGAGCCGCCGATGGTCTCCGGCATGATCGGGTTGATCACTTCCAGCACCTTTTGCGAGGACGCGCGGGTGGCCAGTTTCGGCTGTTCTTCGGAGGTCTGCTTTTTGAACGCTTTGATCGTGGCGGAGAGGCGCTTGGGCGCTTCGCCCGCAAAGACGCGGTTGAACTCGGCCTGACGACGTTCGGATTGCTCTTCAAAGCGGGTCTGCCAGGCGAGGCGCTCTTCGGCGCCACGGCGGCCGATGGCTTCCCATTCGGCTTTGACCTTTGCGTCGACTTCGAAGGGACCCCAAGACACGCCATAGGCGGCTTTCGCGTCGGCCAGCTGGTCGGCATTGGTCAATGCTCCGTGGCCTTTGGAGGTGTCCTGTGCGGCGTGACCCAGAGCGATATGGGTCTTGCAGGCGATCATCGACGGCTTTTTGGATTTCTTGGCGGCTTCAATCGCGGCGTCGATCTGTTCGGGATCGTGACCGTCGATTTCCTGCACATGCCAGCCTGCGGATTTGAAGCGCTGCGGCTGGTTGGTGCGGTCCGCGATGTCCACGGTGCCGTCGATGGTGATGTTGTTATTATCCCAGAAGACGATCAGCTTGCCGAGCTTCTGACGTCCGGCCAGCGCAATGGCTTCCTGGCTGACACCTTCCATGAGGCAGCCGTCGCCTGCCATCACATAGGTGTAGTGGTTCTGCAGTTTGGCGCCAAAGCGCGCGCGCAGCGCCTCTTCGGCCATGGCAAAGCCTACGGCGTTGGAGATGCCCTGACCCAGCGGGCCAGTGGTGGTTTCCACACCGTCGAGCAGGAAGTTTTCCGGATGTCCGGCGGTTTTCGCGCCCATCTGGCGGAAATTCTTGATCTGCTCCAGCGGCATTTCTTCGTAGCCGGTGAGATACAGCAGGGAGTAGACGAGCATGGAGCCATGACCCGCCGACAGGATGAACCGGTCACGGTCGGGCCATGTCGGGTTGGCGGCGTCGAACTTCAGATGTTTTCCAAACAGCACGGTGGCGACATCTGCCATGCCCATCGGCATGCCGGAGTGGCCGGAATTGGCGGCAGCCACCGCATCGAGTGTCAGCGTACGGATGGCGGTTGCGCGCATCCAGTGGTCGGGGTGCGCCTCGCGCAGTGTTGCGATATCCACAGGCGGATCTCCTTGCTCTCCCAAAACATGCCAAGGATGTGTTTTGCGAGTTTTCCTTGGCATTTCGGGCTTCCTGATAACGAAGTGGCGGCAAAGTGCAAGGTTCTGCGCAGCGTCTTTCCCATCTGTCGCAGGCTTCCGTGCTGGTTTCTTGGGGCATCCGCTTCGCATATTGGTAAAGCGGGTCGCATGCGCTAGGCTCACGAATCAAGCGAGACAGGATGAAGCGCGCATGCTTTGCCCTTGATGCCAAAGCAGGTTTTTGCTTTGAGTGCGGGGAGGCGGTGCAGTATTCCTGTGGAAATTCCCGTCTGGGAGCAACAAAGCAAGATGTGAGTGCACGGTGATGAGCGAGATTTCCGATTTCGAAGCCCGGATCACAACTGCCATGGAACGCATCGGGCGTGTGGTGGATGTGCTGGGGGCACAGGTCGAAGCGCCCGAGGACGAGGGCGGAATCGATGTCGCGGAAATGGAGGCAGAAATCGGACGCCTTCAGGATGCATTGCAGGCCGAGAAAGACGCCAAGGCCCAG containing:
- the gap gene encoding type I glyceraldehyde-3-phosphate dehydrogenase — translated: MTIKLGINGFGRIGRCTLAHIAEAGLNEVEVVKINATGPIATNAHLLKYDSVHGRFNGTVRVEEDTLDLGQGPIKVMSTYNPQELDWEGVDVVLECTGKFNDGEKSKVHLERGAKKVLISAPATNVDRTVVFGVNHRDIQAQERMISNGSCTTNCLAPLAKVLNDAIGIESGIMTTIHSYTGDQSTHDRRHKDLYRARAASMALIPTSTGAAKALGLVLPELDGKLDGTSIRVPTPNVSAVDLTFQASKNVTVADVNEIVREAAAGHMGAVLGYDPEPKVSIDFNHTTESSIFAPDQTKVVGRTVRVLAWYDNEWGFSARMADVAAAMGRLN
- the tkt gene encoding transketolase, encoding MDIATLREAHPDHWMRATAIRTLTLDAVAAANSGHSGMPMGMADVATVLFGKHLKFDAANPTWPDRDRFILSAGHGSMLVYSLLYLTGYEEMPLEQIKNFRQMGAKTAGHPENFLLDGVETTTGPLGQGISNAVGFAMAEEALRARFGAKLQNHYTYVMAGDGCLMEGVSQEAIALAGRQKLGKLIVFWDNNNITIDGTVDIADRTNQPQRFKSAGWHVQEIDGHDPEQIDAAIEAAKKSKKPSMIACKTHIALGHAAQDTSKGHGALTNADQLADAKAAYGVSWGPFEVDAKVKAEWEAIGRRGAEERLAWQTRFEEQSERRQAEFNRVFAGEAPKRLSATIKAFKKQTSEEQPKLATRASSQKVLEVINPIMPETIGGSADLTGSNNTLTGDMGVFDETNRKGRYVYYGIREHGMAAAMNGMALHGGIRPYGGTFFCFTDYARPSMRLSALMQIPVTYVMTHDSIGLGEDGPTHQPVEHLAICRATPNTLTIRPADTVETAEAWEIALTSQKTPSVLVLTRQGLPTLRTEHKNSNLVSKGAYVLAEAEGKREAILIASGSEVEIAMKARDILQENGIGTRVVSMPCMELFAEQDEAYRRKVLPAGPVRVGVEAAVREGGWDRWLLGERGREAKQAFVGMTRFGASAPAEELFEKFGITAENVVAQVNALLG
- the gap gene encoding type I glyceraldehyde-3-phosphate dehydrogenase — translated: MAVKVAINGFGRIGRNVLRAIIESGRTDIEVVAINDLGPVETNAHLLQYDSVHGRFPVEVTHTEDTIDVGRGPIKVTAMRNPADLPWSDVDVVMECTGIFTSKEACQAHLENGSSRVLISAPGKDADKTIVYGVNHDELTADDIVVSNASCTTNCLSPVVKVLNDNIGIVKGFMTTIHSYTGDQPTLDTLHKDLYRARAAALSMIPTSTGAAKAVGLVLPELNGKLDGVAIRVPTPNVSVVDLTFEAARETTIEEINELIRTAANGPLKGVLGYTDAKLVSSDFNHDSHSSVFHCDQTKVMEGTMVRILTWYDNEWGFSNRMSDTAVAMGKLI